The DNA region GCGAGGTACGCGAGTCGGCACCCCGTTCGCCTCGACCGCGCATTACAGTCTGCTCGCCGCGCTGAACCAGAACGGCCTGTCCCCGGCCGACGTTCAACTCGTCGACCTCCAGCCGCAGGCGATCCTCGCGGCCTGGGAGCGCGGTGACATCGACGCCGCCTACACCTGGCTGCCGACGCTCGACCAGCTGCGCGCCACCGGCAAGGATCTGATCACCAGCCGCGAGCTGGCCGACGACGGCAAGCCGACGCTCGATCTCGGTGTGGTGTCCAAGGAGTTCGCCGAGGCCAACTCCGACGTCGTCGACGTCTGGCGTCAGCAGCAGGCCCGCGCCCTCGATCTGATCAAGAACGATCCCGACGCCGCGGCCAAGGCGATCTCGGCCGAGATCGGCCTCACCCCGGAGGAGACGGCAGGCCAGATCGAGCAGGGCGTGTATCTCACTCCGCAGGAGGTCGCCTCCACCGAATGGCTTGGCTCCGAGGGCAATCCGGGCAACATCGCTGTCAATCTGGAGAGCGCCTCAGAGTTCCTGGCCGAGCAGAACCAGATTCCGGCCGCGGCACCGCTGAAGACCTTCCAGGACGCCGTCTACACCAAGGGCCTTCCGAATGTCCTCAACCAATAGCGGCGCGATCCACATCAAGTCGGT from Mycobacterium sp. SMC-4 includes:
- a CDS encoding glycine betaine ABC transporter substrate-binding protein — protein: MKVKSVLVAVVAAVLALAGCSVDNSGGSADKPTIRIGYQTFPSGDLIVKNNKWLEAALPDYNIKWTKFDSGADVNTAFIARELDFGALGSSPVARGLSEPLNIPYQVAFVLDVAGDNEALVVRNESNINTIAELRGTRVGTPFASTAHYSLLAALNQNGLSPADVQLVDLQPQAILAAWERGDIDAAYTWLPTLDQLRATGKDLITSRELADDGKPTLDLGVVSKEFAEANSDVVDVWRQQQARALDLIKNDPDAAAKAISAEIGLTPEETAGQIEQGVYLTPQEVASTEWLGSEGNPGNIAVNLESASEFLAEQNQIPAAAPLKTFQDAVYTKGLPNVLNQ